The following are encoded together in the Rhineura floridana isolate rRhiFlo1 chromosome 21, rRhiFlo1.hap2, whole genome shotgun sequence genome:
- the LIAT1 gene encoding protein LIAT1 isoform X2 — MEVCRPDLASEGEGAKANKPPAKEPPHTPQTSRKKKASKKKKKKAVQENGKHASKSKKHSIFVTSPLELLHRQSGGGVPQGDTSKATPGEAARGPLSNSTSTISFLAEGDSELPNESLRWDGILDDPTAEKERLWIYRLNRRRRYRAHIQQNLPAEPSFALKHLPQLGAPAHVNGEHLLCKSKSSTTTSVANKDQSRLNSKILTKASKRQSALMPSISQEIV; from the exons ATGGAGGTGTGCCGGCCAGACCTAGCCTCTGAGGGAGAGGGGGCCAAGGCCAACAAGCCGCCGGCGAAGGAGCCCCCTCACACGCCTCAGACTTCGCGCAAGAAGAAAGCaagcaagaagaagaaaaagaaggcagtTCAGGAGAATG GAAAACATGCCAGCAAAAGCAAGAAGCACTCCATCTTTGTGACATCACCCCTCGAACTCCTTCATCGCCAAAGCGGTGGCGGAGTGCCCCAAGGTGACACCTCAAAGGCAACCCCAGGTGAAGCAGCAAGAGGCCCTCTCTCCAATTCTACTTCCACCATTTCGTTCTTGGCCGAAGGAGACTCTGAGCTGCCCAACGAGAGCCTTCGCTGGGATGGGATCCTGGATGATCCCACGGCGGAAAAGGAACGGCTGTGGATCTATAGGCTGAACAGAAGGAGACGCTACAGGGCACATATCCAGCAAAACCTACCGGCAGAGCCATCCTTCGCTCTTAAGCATTTGCCACAACTTGGTGCACCTGCGCATGTGAACGGAGAGCACTTGCTATGCAAGAGCAAGTCCTCCACTACCACTTCTGTGGCCAACAAAGACCAAAGCAGGCTGAATTCCAAGATCCTCACTAAAGCCTCAAAGAGGCAGTCAGCATTGATGCCAAGTATTTCTCAGGAAATTgtataa
- the LIAT1 gene encoding protein LIAT1 isoform X1: protein MEVCRPDLASEGEGAKANKPPAKEPPHTPQTSRKKKASKKKKKKAVQENAGKHASKSKKHSIFVTSPLELLHRQSGGGVPQGDTSKATPGEAARGPLSNSTSTISFLAEGDSELPNESLRWDGILDDPTAEKERLWIYRLNRRRRYRAHIQQNLPAEPSFALKHLPQLGAPAHVNGEHLLCKSKSSTTTSVANKDQSRLNSKILTKASKRQSALMPSISQEIV from the exons ATGGAGGTGTGCCGGCCAGACCTAGCCTCTGAGGGAGAGGGGGCCAAGGCCAACAAGCCGCCGGCGAAGGAGCCCCCTCACACGCCTCAGACTTCGCGCAAGAAGAAAGCaagcaagaagaagaaaaagaaggcagtTCAGGAGAATG CAGGAAAACATGCCAGCAAAAGCAAGAAGCACTCCATCTTTGTGACATCACCCCTCGAACTCCTTCATCGCCAAAGCGGTGGCGGAGTGCCCCAAGGTGACACCTCAAAGGCAACCCCAGGTGAAGCAGCAAGAGGCCCTCTCTCCAATTCTACTTCCACCATTTCGTTCTTGGCCGAAGGAGACTCTGAGCTGCCCAACGAGAGCCTTCGCTGGGATGGGATCCTGGATGATCCCACGGCGGAAAAGGAACGGCTGTGGATCTATAGGCTGAACAGAAGGAGACGCTACAGGGCACATATCCAGCAAAACCTACCGGCAGAGCCATCCTTCGCTCTTAAGCATTTGCCACAACTTGGTGCACCTGCGCATGTGAACGGAGAGCACTTGCTATGCAAGAGCAAGTCCTCCACTACCACTTCTGTGGCCAACAAAGACCAAAGCAGGCTGAATTCCAAGATCCTCACTAAAGCCTCAAAGAGGCAGTCAGCATTGATGCCAAGTATTTCTCAGGAAATTgtataa